A stretch of Verrucomicrobiota bacterium DNA encodes these proteins:
- a CDS encoding potassium channel family protein — translation MMSNSLHQRKWEERRHLIGGMILLGLLFFGYYLPVSVTMLLMIAVAWMALISFVGWTRTASLFLISFLIPMIILSIRNVRGIAMLPWGESIEIALQGSALCMMVYGAIVWVLKILRSKRAGFDEVIGACNLYVWIATIYACFYTLISRMDPSAFHLQDLQTQLAKGLNAPPFKQTFNELYYFSFVTQTTLGYGDVVPFSHPARAFAISQAIIGQFYVAVVLTYILNLWIRDLAHQPAKKITQSETLSAVHDEQTGID, via the coding sequence ATGATGTCAAACTCCCTGCATCAACGAAAATGGGAGGAGCGCCGCCATCTCATTGGTGGGATGATCCTGCTGGGCCTCCTCTTTTTCGGTTATTACCTACCGGTGAGTGTCACCATGCTCCTGATGATCGCCGTGGCCTGGATGGCGTTGATCTCTTTCGTCGGCTGGACGCGAACCGCGTCCCTTTTTCTGATCAGTTTTCTGATCCCGATGATCATTCTCTCGATCCGCAATGTCAGGGGAATAGCCATGCTGCCTTGGGGTGAATCAATCGAGATTGCTCTGCAGGGGAGCGCTCTCTGTATGATGGTCTATGGTGCCATAGTCTGGGTCCTCAAGATTCTCAGATCGAAGAGGGCTGGATTCGACGAGGTGATCGGAGCCTGCAATCTCTATGTCTGGATCGCCACCATCTACGCTTGCTTTTACACCTTGATTTCCAGAATGGATCCATCGGCTTTTCATCTTCAGGATCTTCAGACTCAGTTGGCTAAGGGGCTCAATGCCCCCCCCTTTAAACAGACTTTCAACGAGCTATACTATTTCAGCTTCGTCACCCAGACGACCCTCGGTTACGGGGACGTTGTCCCGTTCTCTCATCCGGCCCGAGCGTTTGCTATCTCCCAGGCGATCATCGGCCAGTTCTATGTGGCAGTTGTCCTGACCTATATCCTCAATCTCTGGATTCGTGACTTGGCACATCAGCCGGCCAAGAAGATCACCCAATCCGAGACCCTATCCGCGGTTCATGATGAGCAGACAGGGATAGATTGA
- a CDS encoding S1C family serine protease: MNRRSVSDLASDRALASAHLKRLLMLPLFLLAFSLSSSSTSSASSVIASTPGATGELKRTSTGTPSLSSRAASAISSASIQRTGAVVRVRGTDARGELNGTGFFVDPTGTICTVADLVKGSDSIVIVKGGKAYPCKILALDEGSGTAFLKLIGEMPHSGENFLSPRALPTPYPFTPAIAIGYPREEDPSISVGMITGTKSHEGDYFFRVPQHMAKILLTEGEAGSPVFDLDGHLIGMVLAGNSQAGDCRILPSGAIEKLHMDLLRFGQLHQGWVGAVVEEAAVPEGSSSTRIAAVEPGSPAEAAGLQSGDMILALGTRRITQPDTLLEASFYLTAGESVPMTIWRGGKISHVAIHCVTPPEAKNYSTAP; the protein is encoded by the coding sequence ATGAATCGCCGCTCAGTTTCTGATCTGGCCTCTGATCGCGCCTTAGCGTCAGCGCACCTGAAGAGGCTGCTGATGCTGCCCCTCTTCCTTCTCGCGTTTTCCCTTTCCTCCTCATCCACCTCATCCGCCTCATCAGTCATTGCCTCCACACCCGGCGCAACGGGAGAGTTAAAACGGACGTCAACCGGAACGCCTTCTCTCTCATCCAGGGCTGCCTCGGCGATCAGCAGCGCAAGCATTCAACGCACAGGAGCAGTCGTCAGAGTGCGCGGCACTGATGCCCGTGGTGAACTCAATGGAACCGGCTTCTTCGTCGATCCAACCGGCACGATCTGCACAGTGGCCGATCTGGTCAAGGGATCGGACTCCATCGTGATCGTGAAGGGTGGAAAGGCATATCCCTGCAAAATCCTGGCCCTCGATGAAGGAAGCGGAACCGCTTTTCTCAAACTGATCGGGGAGATGCCTCACTCCGGCGAAAACTTCCTTTCTCCCCGAGCCCTCCCCACGCCGTATCCCTTCACCCCGGCCATCGCAATCGGGTATCCTAGGGAGGAAGATCCATCCATCTCGGTCGGCATGATCACAGGAACAAAAAGCCACGAGGGGGACTACTTCTTTCGTGTGCCTCAACACATGGCCAAAATCCTTCTCACGGAGGGTGAGGCTGGATCCCCCGTCTTTGATCTCGACGGACACCTGATCGGAATGGTCCTTGCCGGCAACTCACAGGCCGGCGATTGCCGAATCCTGCCTTCGGGAGCAATCGAAAAACTCCATATGGATCTTCTCCGCTTCGGCCAACTCCACCAAGGATGGGTTGGCGCGGTGGTGGAGGAAGCCGCCGTTCCGGAGGGCAGCTCCAGCACACGGATCGCTGCCGTGGAACCGGGCAGCCCCGCCGAAGCTGCCGGATTGCAATCCGGAGACATGATTCTAGCACTTGGCACCAGGCGGATCACGCAACCGGACACATTGCTTGAAGCCTCATTCTATCTGACGGCCGGAGAGAGCGTCCCCATGACTATCTGGCGCGGCGGAAAAATCAGTCATGTCGCAATCCACTGCGTTACTCCCCCGGAGGCGAAAAACTATTCCACGGCACCCTGA
- a CDS encoding nucleotidyltransferase domain-containing protein, with protein MSLAELKEILAGPCSRRPVKSLKVFGSVARGESSAGSDLDLLVQFEEMPPAEYANHYFGLLHELQDAVGSKVDLLTPGSVTRPSLQRNILEQGISVYEA; from the coding sequence ATGTCCCTCGCCGAACTCAAAGAGATCCTTGCAGGACCGTGCAGTCGCCGTCCGGTAAAGAGCCTGAAGGTCTTTGGTTCTGTGGCTCGGGGAGAGTCCAGTGCGGGAAGTGATCTCGATTTACTAGTCCAGTTCGAGGAGATGCCGCCTGCGGAATATGCCAATCATTATTTTGGACTCCTCCATGAGTTGCAGGATGCCGTTGGTTCCAAAGTTGATTTGCTGACTCCCGGCAGTGTGACTCGGCCCTCCCTCCAGAGGAATATCCTCGAGCAGGGTATCAGTGTCTATGAAGCCTGA
- a CDS encoding sigma-70 family RNA polymerase sigma factor encodes MTADLDTPLNNDKELVARTQGGDPGAFDELIVKYTPRLYGLVYHMTSNHEDTNDLLQDIFSKAYRSMANFRGNSSFYTWMHSIAVNMTINFLKKRNRRQHPSLNDPDSNIENDPDFIAATSNGDPTKEVSIHELQKKLNTAMQKLSHDHRIVVTMFDIQGVPHAEIAKILKISEGTVRSRLFYAHRQLQNFLHEFKRN; translated from the coding sequence ATGACCGCCGACTTGGATACTCCCCTCAATAATGACAAGGAATTGGTCGCGCGCACCCAGGGGGGTGACCCGGGAGCTTTCGACGAACTGATCGTCAAATACACGCCACGGCTCTACGGGCTCGTCTATCACATGACCTCCAATCACGAGGACACGAACGATCTGCTGCAGGATATTTTTTCAAAGGCCTACCGCTCGATGGCGAACTTCCGGGGCAACTCGAGCTTCTATACCTGGATGCACTCGATCGCCGTAAACATGACGATCAACTTCCTCAAGAAGCGCAACCGCCGACAGCATCCCAGCCTGAACGATCCAGACAGCAACATCGAAAACGACCCGGACTTCATCGCGGCAACAAGCAATGGAGACCCGACCAAGGAGGTTTCAATCCATGAACTGCAAAAAAAATTGAACACCGCCATGCAAAAGCTGTCTCATGACCATAGAATCGTCGTGACCATGTTCGATATCCAAGGAGTACCCCATGCAGAAATCGCCAAAATCCTCAAGATCTCAGAGGGAACAGTCCGTTCCCGACTCTTTTACGCACACCGCCAGTTGCAAAACTTCCTGCATGAGTTTAAGAGGAACTAG
- a CDS encoding succinate dehydrogenase/fumarate reductase iron-sulfur subunit, whose translation MHFHLRLWKQDSIASKGRFVEIDAQEIPSECSFLEMLDIVNNRFIAEGQEPIAFESDCREGICGTCSMVINGVPQGPGRGAACQVYMRKFQNGQTITVEPYRVDAFPIVKDLVVNRSAYDRIIRSGGFISEHTGGAPDASTSLIPKPVADAAMDAAACIGCGACAAACPNSSPMLFVGAKVTHLGLLPQGQAERKSRARNMVRTIQEEGFGNCSNYYACEAVCPANVPASVIAMLNREYIRGEVSEAVGAID comes from the coding sequence ATGCATTTTCATCTCAGACTCTGGAAGCAGGACTCCATCGCAAGTAAGGGCCGATTCGTCGAAATCGACGCCCAAGAGATTCCCTCCGAGTGCTCCTTCCTCGAGATGCTCGACATCGTGAATAACCGTTTCATTGCCGAGGGTCAGGAACCGATCGCCTTCGAGAGCGACTGCCGCGAGGGGATCTGCGGTACCTGCAGCATGGTCATCAACGGCGTCCCTCAGGGACCCGGCCGCGGAGCAGCCTGCCAGGTCTACATGCGCAAGTTTCAGAACGGCCAGACCATCACTGTCGAGCCCTACCGCGTCGATGCCTTCCCGATCGTGAAGGATCTCGTGGTGAACCGCAGCGCCTATGATCGCATCATCCGCTCAGGTGGCTTCATCAGCGAGCATACCGGTGGTGCTCCCGATGCCTCGACCTCATTGATTCCAAAACCCGTGGCCGACGCCGCCATGGATGCCGCCGCCTGCATCGGATGCGGAGCCTGTGCCGCCGCCTGCCCGAACAGCTCCCCCATGCTCTTTGTCGGTGCCAAGGTTACACATCTTGGACTCCTGCCTCAGGGCCAGGCCGAGCGCAAGAGCCGTGCCCGCAACATGGTCCGCACCATTCAGGAGGAAGGATTCGGCAACTGCTCCAACTACTACGCCTGCGAGGCCGTCTGTCCTGCGAATGTCCCGGCGAGCGTGATTGCGATGCTCAATCGGGAGTATATTCGGGGAGAGGTGAGCGAAGCCGTCGGCGCCATCGATTAA
- a CDS encoding succinate dehydrogenase cytochrome b subunit, whose protein sequence is MTSPATPSKAAKKSCGCCIPLLSSSIGRKWIVAITGIILILFVIAHLLGNLSIFLGPEAINAYAAKLQDLGALLWVARIGLLLAVFLHIWFTISLWRENLAARPQKYAVKNDLQTTVYARLMRLSGLVVLAFVLFHLAEFTWQAFTPEYKTWVDEQGRHDVYRMVIAGFSSPFVTGFYLLAIGLLAMHLSHGIASLFQTLGITTATMRPLFEKGGRAIAWIIFAGYVSIPLAVFFGILRYIPACALCR, encoded by the coding sequence ATGACCAGTCCGGCCACCCCATCGAAAGCGGCGAAGAAATCCTGCGGCTGCTGCATCCCTCTTTTATCCAGTTCGATCGGCCGCAAATGGATCGTCGCAATCACCGGCATCATCCTTATCCTTTTTGTCATCGCCCACCTGCTCGGGAATCTCTCCATCTTCCTCGGCCCCGAGGCCATCAATGCCTACGCCGCGAAGCTTCAGGACCTCGGCGCGCTCCTTTGGGTGGCCCGGATCGGCCTTCTGCTCGCAGTCTTTCTCCACATCTGGTTCACGATTTCCCTCTGGCGTGAGAATCTGGCCGCCCGGCCGCAGAAGTATGCGGTGAAGAACGACCTTCAGACCACGGTCTACGCCCGTCTGATGCGTCTCTCCGGCCTGGTCGTCCTCGCCTTTGTCCTCTTCCATCTGGCCGAGTTCACCTGGCAGGCCTTCACCCCCGAATACAAGACCTGGGTCGATGAGCAGGGGCGACACGACGTCTACCGCATGGTTATCGCCGGGTTCTCCAGCCCCTTCGTGACCGGCTTCTATCTCCTCGCGATCGGCCTCCTGGCCATGCACCTGAGTCACGGCATCGCCAGTCTCTTCCAGACGCTCGGGATCACCACAGCGACGATGCGCCCGCTCTTCGAGAAAGGGGGCCGCGCCATTGCCTGGATCATTTTCGCCGGATACGTCTCCATACCTCTTGCCGTCTTCTTCGGCATCCTCCGCTATATCCCCGCCTGCGCCCTCTGCCGCTAA
- a CDS encoding alpha/beta hydrolase, giving the protein MHSRHRRRKRSGFQLIITWLVISLLLLGTAGFFTQWKKTRLADLEAGSGLMLLPQGEMEFADRGDGPAALVIHGSPGGYDQGLAFGKELAKRSFRIISISRPGYLRTPLLTGLTAADQADAIDALLQGLNVRRCAVLGVSEGSPCALQLAARHPERVGSLVLLSPIAESLTGPPIASIGYHLFHDLTGDFGCWLLMLHLKINPSQVFAEMMKIGSSLKPSGCDALASEAMASPDQRSFLSALARSITPLSPREPGIINDNAQLKDIPLIAKDSIRVPTLLLIGEHDSGSPYAAQLRLASQITDSRILFSEQAGHILPIGAKYARNWDSIANFMKSPAFSSIPRTPIPAEKSR; this is encoded by the coding sequence ATGCATTCCCGTCACCGTCGGAGGAAAAGATCAGGCTTCCAGCTGATCATCACATGGTTGGTGATCTCTCTACTGCTTCTGGGCACGGCAGGATTCTTCACTCAGTGGAAGAAGACGCGTCTCGCTGACCTCGAAGCTGGCAGCGGCCTAATGCTCCTACCCCAGGGCGAAATGGAGTTTGCCGATCGGGGTGATGGCCCGGCGGCGCTCGTGATCCACGGATCTCCCGGGGGCTATGATCAGGGTTTGGCCTTTGGCAAGGAACTTGCCAAACGCAGCTTCCGCATCATTTCGATCTCTCGGCCCGGTTACCTTCGCACGCCCTTGCTCACGGGTCTGACTGCGGCGGATCAGGCGGATGCCATTGACGCACTCCTGCAAGGTCTCAATGTCCGCCGTTGTGCCGTACTTGGGGTCTCGGAAGGCTCACCTTGCGCCCTCCAACTGGCGGCCCGTCACCCAGAGAGGGTAGGCTCCCTGGTCTTGCTATCACCCATCGCGGAGAGTCTCACCGGTCCTCCGATTGCCTCCATCGGGTACCACCTCTTCCATGATCTCACCGGGGACTTCGGATGCTGGCTCCTGATGCTCCATCTCAAGATCAATCCCTCGCAGGTCTTTGCCGAAATGATGAAGATCGGATCATCACTCAAGCCCAGTGGATGTGACGCTCTTGCCTCCGAGGCCATGGCCTCCCCGGACCAACGATCCTTCCTCAGCGCACTGGCCCGGAGCATTACTCCCCTCTCGCCACGGGAACCTGGGATTATCAACGACAATGCCCAACTCAAGGACATCCCGTTAATCGCCAAGGATTCCATCCGGGTTCCCACTCTCCTGCTTATAGGAGAGCATGACAGTGGTTCTCCCTATGCGGCTCAGCTCAGGCTGGCCTCGCAGATAACTGACTCCAGAATACTGTTCAGTGAGCAGGCAGGACACATCCTGCCAATCGGCGCGAAATACGCTCGGAATTGGGATTCCATCGCCAACTTCATGAAGTCTCCCGCTTTTTCCTCAATCCCGCGAACTCCGATCCCTGCCGAGAAATCGAGATAA
- a CDS encoding inorganic diphosphatase: MIKIPAPYEQTGPNPWHDVSAGEKSSEGIIQCIIEIPMGSSNKYEMDKESGMLCLDRVLHSAVYYPANYGFIPQTLADDGDPLDILVLGATPVYPLTLVKARAIGLMVMKDQDELDHKVIAVPVGDPEYKTCKDVHDLPPHRMAVLKRFFEDYKILENKSVVVDDILSASAAIPVIAESLATYAKWRSGEQVILNQQ, encoded by the coding sequence ATGATCAAAATACCCGCACCTTACGAGCAGACCGGACCGAATCCTTGGCACGATGTTTCTGCTGGAGAAAAATCCTCGGAGGGCATCATTCAGTGCATTATCGAAATCCCGATGGGCAGCTCCAATAAGTATGAAATGGACAAGGAGAGCGGGATGCTCTGTCTGGATCGGGTTCTCCACTCGGCCGTCTATTACCCCGCCAACTACGGGTTCATTCCCCAGACCCTGGCCGATGATGGCGATCCACTCGACATTCTTGTCCTAGGAGCTACTCCCGTTTATCCACTGACACTTGTAAAGGCACGTGCCATCGGGCTCATGGTCATGAAGGATCAGGATGAACTTGATCATAAGGTCATCGCTGTTCCCGTGGGGGATCCCGAGTATAAGACGTGCAAGGATGTCCATGACCTTCCTCCTCACCGCATGGCTGTTCTTAAGCGCTTCTTCGAGGATTACAAGATCCTCGAGAACAAGAGCGTCGTCGTCGACGATATCCTGTCTGCATCAGCAGCCATTCCCGTTATTGCCGAATCGCTCGCTACCTATGCAAAGTGGAGATCGGGGGAGCAAGTGATTCTCAACCAGCAGTAG
- the nuoD gene encoding NADH dehydrogenase (quinone) subunit D, translated as MSTSTIYEAPDALGRTQQAIQEHGAHLPASELLGETMSLNFGPSHPSTHGVFRIVLDLDGELITKAKPEVGYLHRGDEKIAENMQYNQFVPYTDRLDYLAPLANNVAYALAVEKLMGWELPPRGKAIRVICCELARISAHLLGLGASSMDIGAITVFIYTFTEREKIYNLCELLTGARFTTSYTRVGGQVRDLPEKFPALLREFLDSFPIALNEISNLLTRNPIFIDRTRNIGIISKEDAIAYGLTGPMLRGSGVDYDVRKAHPYLDYEKYDFDIPVGTVGDCYDRYLVRIEEMRQSLSILRQAIDTIPEGPINVVDGKSTLPPKEEVLKEMEQLIHHFIITTEGIDAPAGEIYSSCENPKGELGFYIHSLGGGVPNRLHIRAPSFVNLSIVPKLLPGHMVGDVVTILGSIDMVFGECDR; from the coding sequence GTGAGCACGAGCACCATCTACGAAGCACCAGACGCACTGGGTCGAACCCAACAAGCCATCCAGGAGCATGGAGCTCATCTCCCTGCCAGCGAGCTGCTGGGAGAAACGATGTCACTGAACTTCGGTCCCTCACACCCCTCCACGCATGGAGTGTTCCGAATCGTTCTTGATCTTGACGGCGAGTTGATCACCAAGGCGAAGCCTGAGGTCGGCTATTTGCACCGCGGCGACGAAAAGATCGCTGAGAACATGCAGTACAACCAGTTCGTTCCCTATACGGACCGGCTTGATTATCTCGCCCCCCTTGCCAATAACGTCGCTTACGCCCTAGCGGTTGAGAAGCTCATGGGCTGGGAGCTGCCTCCTCGCGGCAAGGCCATCCGCGTCATCTGCTGCGAGCTTGCCCGCATTTCCGCCCATCTGCTCGGACTGGGCGCAAGCTCCATGGACATTGGGGCGATCACCGTCTTCATCTACACCTTCACGGAGCGGGAAAAGATCTACAATCTCTGCGAGCTTCTCACAGGCGCCCGATTTACCACCAGCTACACCCGTGTCGGAGGCCAGGTGCGCGATCTGCCCGAGAAGTTCCCGGCGCTTCTCAGGGAATTTCTTGACTCCTTCCCGATCGCACTTAACGAGATCTCCAATCTCCTGACACGCAATCCGATCTTCATCGACCGCACGCGCAACATTGGCATCATCTCCAAGGAGGATGCCATCGCTTACGGCCTCACGGGACCCATGCTCCGCGGTTCCGGCGTCGACTATGATGTCCGCAAGGCCCATCCTTATCTCGACTACGAGAAGTATGACTTCGACATCCCCGTTGGCACAGTAGGCGATTGCTACGACCGCTACCTAGTCCGCATCGAGGAGATGCGCCAGAGCTTGAGCATCCTCCGTCAGGCGATCGATACGATTCCTGAGGGCCCCATCAATGTGGTGGACGGCAAGAGCACCCTTCCTCCCAAGGAAGAGGTCCTCAAGGAAATGGAACAGCTCATCCATCACTTCATTATCACCACAGAGGGAATCGACGCGCCCGCTGGCGAGATCTACTCAAGCTGTGAGAACCCCAAGGGAGAACTTGGATTCTATATTCACAGCCTGGGTGGAGGCGTCCCCAACCGTCTGCATATCCGCGCACCGTCGTTCGTGAACCTCAGTATCGTTCCGAAGCTGCTACCCGGACATATGGTCGGCGATGTCGTCACGATCCTAGGATCGATCGACATGGTCTTCGGCGAGTGCGACCGGTAG
- a CDS encoding metallophosphoesterase — translation MKGTKKLFRTFAGAFALLVLGISEMPAATWSFAVAGDDRTDVRADKVDPTGIHTEALAKLMQALSTAKPAFLLFTGDLVYGDTMRIPKKIAEQFADWKKLVATNAPGLTILPVRGNHETLGDIEGTAWLAAFEPDLTSNRVSYFPGQKGFSYSYIVPGHPETAVIALDQYNPAAPHKVDLVGLAAALKELKAKGVKNIFVYAHEEAFTAGCHPDADNMAAHPTDRDKFLELLRTNGCEYFFVGHDHFYDWMEIRNWRWPADYALNQIVAGTAGAPFYPDKTYFGAHDGYELIRLDHRQNTYGYLQVTVNDDPKPGEKPVSVNFVPLAL, via the coding sequence ATGAAAGGAACAAAAAAACTGTTCCGGACGTTTGCAGGTGCTTTTGCTCTCTTGGTATTGGGTATCTCGGAGATGCCTGCAGCCACGTGGTCGTTTGCCGTGGCCGGAGACGACCGAACGGATGTGCGCGCGGACAAGGTCGATCCTACCGGCATTCACACCGAGGCACTAGCCAAGCTGATGCAGGCTCTCTCAACCGCCAAGCCGGCTTTCCTACTCTTCACGGGGGATCTCGTCTATGGAGACACTATGCGGATCCCTAAGAAGATCGCGGAACAGTTCGCTGACTGGAAGAAACTCGTCGCCACGAATGCTCCCGGCCTGACCATCCTTCCTGTAAGAGGTAATCACGAGACGCTTGGGGATATCGAGGGAACCGCCTGGCTGGCTGCCTTCGAACCCGATCTGACTTCCAACAGGGTCAGCTACTTCCCCGGACAAAAAGGCTTCAGCTACTCCTATATCGTCCCGGGCCATCCCGAGACGGCAGTGATTGCGCTCGACCAGTACAATCCAGCCGCTCCTCACAAGGTCGATCTTGTCGGCCTCGCAGCAGCCCTCAAGGAACTGAAGGCCAAGGGCGTGAAGAACATCTTTGTCTATGCCCACGAGGAGGCCTTCACCGCAGGATGTCATCCCGACGCAGACAACATGGCTGCGCACCCCACAGACCGTGACAAATTCCTAGAACTCCTACGCACCAACGGCTGCGAGTATTTCTTTGTCGGCCATGATCACTTCTATGACTGGATGGAGATCCGCAACTGGCGCTGGCCCGCTGACTATGCGCTGAACCAGATCGTGGCCGGGACGGCCGGAGCCCCCTTCTATCCCGACAAGACCTATTTCGGCGCTCATGACGGCTACGAACTGATACGACTCGACCACAGGCAGAACACCTACGGCTATCTCCAGGTCACCGTGAACGATGATCCGAAGCCGGGTGAAAAGCCAGTAAGCGTGAACTTCGTTCCGCTCGCGCTCTGA
- a CDS encoding DUF86 domain-containing protein has translation MKPELRENLEDALKHGREILKFVSGLKLEQYSEDEKTRLAVERSFEIIGEALNRSYKLDPELVDAIPNYRQIISFRNILAHCYDTVEDRIV, from the coding sequence ATGAAGCCTGAGCTTCGCGAGAATCTGGAAGATGCGCTGAAACATGGGCGCGAGATCTTGAAGTTCGTCTCAGGCCTGAAACTTGAGCAGTATTCCGAGGACGAGAAGACCCGTTTGGCTGTGGAGCGATCCTTTGAGATCATCGGGGAGGCTCTCAATCGCTCCTACAAACTGGATCCCGAACTCGTGGATGCCATCCCAAACTACCGTCAGATCATCTCCTTCCGGAACATTCTAGCTCACTGCTATGACACCGTGGAGGATAGGATTGTGTAG
- a CDS encoding fumarate reductase/succinate dehydrogenase flavoprotein subunit codes for MILDAKIPEGPIEKKWTSFKNNAKLISPANKRKFKVIVVGTGLAGSSASATLAELGYEVETFCFHDSPRRAHSIAAQGGINAAKNYQNDGDSVWRLFYDTIKGGDFRAREANVYRLAEVSGTIIDECVSQGVPFAREYGGELANRSFGGAQVSRTFYAKGQTGQQLLLGAYSALSAQIGLGRVKMHENSEMLDLVLVDGHAKGIVTRDLITGEITSHAADTVLLCTGGYSNVYYLSTNARGSNVTATWRAYKRGAAFANPCYTQIHPTCIPVAGDYQSKLTLMSESLRNDGRVWVPKAKGDTRAPKDIPEEERDYYLERKYPSYGNLAPRDIASRSAKEACDEGRGVGPGGLGVYLDFADAIKRLGKHAIQERYGNLFEMYQNITGENAYERPMRIYPALHYTMGGLWVDYNLMSTIPGLHVLGEANFSDHGANRLGASALMQGLADGYFVIPNTLGEYLSTQFGKKISTDMPEFKKTEQEVREHVEKLLAVKGRVPADEFHRLLGLIMWDQCGMARSKESLEKAIAEIRALRERFWKEIAVPGTGADLNQSLERAGRVADFLEFGELLCLDALTREESCGGHFRVEHQTADGEALRHDDKFAEVFAWMFQGEGNAPELVREPLHYEAVHLATRSYK; via the coding sequence ATGATTCTTGATGCCAAAATCCCCGAAGGTCCGATTGAGAAGAAATGGACCTCGTTCAAGAACAACGCCAAGCTCATCAGCCCGGCCAACAAGCGGAAGTTCAAGGTTATCGTCGTCGGCACCGGACTCGCCGGTTCCTCCGCATCCGCCACACTTGCCGAGCTCGGCTATGAGGTGGAGACCTTCTGCTTCCACGACAGCCCTCGTCGCGCCCACTCCATCGCAGCGCAGGGTGGCATCAATGCCGCCAAGAATTACCAAAACGACGGAGACAGCGTCTGGCGCCTGTTCTACGACACGATCAAGGGAGGGGACTTCCGCGCACGCGAGGCGAATGTCTACCGCCTTGCCGAGGTCAGCGGCACCATCATCGACGAGTGCGTCTCCCAAGGTGTCCCCTTCGCCCGTGAGTACGGTGGCGAGCTTGCGAACCGCTCCTTCGGCGGCGCCCAAGTCTCACGCACATTCTATGCGAAGGGCCAGACTGGCCAGCAGCTTCTCCTCGGTGCCTACTCCGCTCTGAGTGCCCAGATCGGGCTTGGCCGGGTCAAGATGCATGAGAACTCCGAGATGCTCGATCTTGTCCTTGTTGATGGACACGCGAAGGGGATCGTCACCCGCGACCTCATTACCGGCGAGATCACCAGCCATGCGGCCGACACCGTCCTGCTCTGCACCGGGGGCTACAGCAACGTCTATTACCTCTCGACGAACGCCCGCGGGTCGAACGTCACCGCCACCTGGCGCGCCTACAAGCGGGGTGCCGCCTTCGCAAATCCCTGCTACACCCAGATCCATCCCACCTGCATCCCGGTCGCCGGCGACTATCAGTCGAAGTTGACCCTCATGTCCGAGTCCCTCCGCAACGACGGCCGCGTCTGGGTTCCTAAGGCCAAGGGCGATACCCGCGCCCCGAAGGATATTCCCGAGGAAGAGCGCGATTACTATCTTGAGAGGAAGTACCCCAGCTACGGCAACCTCGCTCCCCGCGACATCGCCTCCCGTAGTGCCAAGGAAGCCTGCGACGAGGGCCGAGGTGTCGGCCCCGGAGGACTCGGCGTCTATCTCGATTTTGCGGATGCCATCAAGCGCCTCGGCAAGCACGCCATTCAGGAACGCTACGGCAACCTCTTCGAGATGTATCAGAACATCACGGGTGAGAATGCCTATGAGCGCCCTATGCGCATCTATCCTGCCCTCCACTACACGATGGGTGGACTCTGGGTGGATTATAACCTCATGAGCACCATCCCAGGCCTCCATGTGCTGGGTGAGGCGAACTTCTCAGACCATGGCGCCAACCGCCTTGGTGCCTCGGCCCTCATGCAGGGACTGGCCGACGGCTACTTCGTCATTCCGAATACCCTTGGCGAGTATCTCTCCACCCAATTTGGAAAGAAGATCTCGACCGACATGCCCGAGTTTAAGAAAACCGAGCAGGAAGTCCGCGAGCACGTGGAGAAGCTGCTTGCCGTGAAGGGCCGCGTCCCTGCCGATGAGTTCCACCGCCTGCTCGGACTGATCATGTGGGATCAGTGCGGCATGGCCCGCAGCAAGGAGAGTCTGGAAAAGGCGATCGCCGAGATCCGCGCACTGCGCGAGCGCTTCTGGAAAGAAATCGCCGTTCCCGGCACAGGAGCCGATCTGAACCAGTCCCTCGAGCGCGCCGGTCGCGTCGCCGACTTCCTTGAGTTCGGCGAGCTGCTCTGCCTCGACGCCCTGACCCGTGAGGAATCGTGCGGCGGTCACTTCCGTGTCGAGCACCAGACGGCGGATGGCGAGGCCCTTCGCCATGATGACAAGTTCGCCGAAGTCTTTGCCTGGATGTTCCAGGGTGAGGGGAATGCACCTGAACTCGTCAGGGAGCCTCTCCATTACGAGGCCGTCCACCTAGCGACCCGCAGCTACAAGTAA